One Leopardus geoffroyi isolate Oge1 chromosome B1, O.geoffroyi_Oge1_pat1.0, whole genome shotgun sequence DNA window includes the following coding sequences:
- the CENPU gene encoding centromere protein U isoform X1, translating to MAPSRRVRGPGRGGVRSSKNSIGKTHSTKDKAGPEQKPTNVFDFPDNSGISSISRLGEHEKDEEPYEIFDPPLHSTAIYADEEEFSTHCGSPIPSTPEGKEVEKRSDTYEIEASEDTSVEMSAKKPARKVKPISNESESPEEGDIRRKVKPADKMSTEQCEPVPDTPRISSELPEKPAESTTPKRVGPLSATSGVEKANLATESRSKTQKKKMFPGKRKKSRSEAIDSDTSDCVHIWCLKGKKASDLMELDVVLSAFEKTILEYKQKVESKICKEAIKKFHAHMEEELLKMLKDIQTSKTLKRKNTKIISDIEKKRQRLLELQDELLRLEPQMKQLQIKYVELEERRSSLRNSACFLSNLKQLHRDYSDTREKEPHVKETYDSSSLPALLVRARTLLGAETHLQNINHQLEKLLDRK from the exons TGTGAGATCTTCAAAGAACTCTATAGGAAAAACACATTCCACGAAAGAT AAAGCTGGCCCAGAGCAGAAGCCTACTAATGTATTTGATTTTCCCGATAATTCTGGTATCTCCAGCATCAGCAGACTGGGTGAACATGAGAAAGATGAAGAACCTTATGAAATCTTCG ACCCTCCTTTACACAGCACTGCTATATATGCTGATGAAGAAGAATTCTCCACACACTGTGGTTCACCCATCCCTTCAACTCCTGAAGGaaaagaagtggagaaaag GTCAGACACTTACGAAATCGAAGCAAGTGAAGACACGTCTGTAGAAATGAGTGCAAAAAAG CCAGCAAGAAAAGTCAAGCCCATTAGCAATGAATCTGAAAGCCCCGAAGAAGGTGATATAAGAAGGAAAGTTAAACCAGCGGACAAAATGAGTACAGAACAATGTGAACCTGTTCCAGATACACCGCGTATATCTTCGGAACTTCCAGAGAAACCAGCTGAGTCCACCACTCCTAAAAGAGTAGGACCCCTTAGCGCCACGTCTGGTGTTGAAAAAGCGAACCTGGCGACAGAAAGTCGGTCG aaaactcagaaaaagaagatGTTTCCCggcaaaaggaagaaatcaagaagTGAAGCCATAGACTCAG ATACGTCCGACTGTGTTCATATTTGGTgtctaaaaggaaagaaagccagtgATCTCATGGAATTAGATGTTGTTTTGTCTGCATTTGAGAAAACCATCCTAGAGTATAA acaaaaagtagaatctaAAATCTgtaaggaagccatcaaaaaatTTCATGCTCATATGGAAGAAGAACTCCTCAAAATG cTTAAAGACATCCAGACGTCGAAAACCCTGAAAAGGAAGAACACGAAG ATTATTTCAGATATTGAGAAGAAAAGGCAGCGTTTGCTCGAACTCCAGGATGAACTGCTTCG GTTAGAGCCACAGATGAAACAACTACAAATAAAATACGTCGAGCTTGAGGAGAGAAGATCTTCCCTTAGGAATTCAGCGTGTTTCTTATCTAACTTAAAACAGCTTCATCGAGATTATTCAGATACTCGAGAGAAAGAACCACATGTAAAAGAAACG TATGATTCATCCAGCCTTCCAGCTCTGTTAGTTCGGGCAAGAACCCTTTTAGGAGCTGAGACCCATCTGCAAAACATCAACCATCAATTAGAGAAGCTCCTTGACCGGAAATGA
- the CENPU gene encoding centromere protein U isoform X2 — MAPSRRVRGPGRGGVRSSKNSIGKTHSTKDKAGPEQKPTNVFDFPDNSGISSISRLGEHEKDEEPYEIFDPPLHSTAIYADEEEFSTHCGSPIPSTPEGKEVEKRSDTYEIEASEDTSVEMSAKKPARKVKPISNESESPEEGDIRRKVKPADKMSTEQCEPVPDTPRISSELPEKPAESTTPKRVGPLSATSGVEKANLATESRSKTQKKKMFPGKRKKSRSEAIDSDTSDCVHIWCLKGKKASDLMELDVVLSAFEKTILEYKQKVESKICKEAIKKFHAHMEEELLKMLKDIQTSKTLKRKNTKIISDIEKKRQRLLELQDELLRYNSRSRKVCLEKA, encoded by the exons TGTGAGATCTTCAAAGAACTCTATAGGAAAAACACATTCCACGAAAGAT AAAGCTGGCCCAGAGCAGAAGCCTACTAATGTATTTGATTTTCCCGATAATTCTGGTATCTCCAGCATCAGCAGACTGGGTGAACATGAGAAAGATGAAGAACCTTATGAAATCTTCG ACCCTCCTTTACACAGCACTGCTATATATGCTGATGAAGAAGAATTCTCCACACACTGTGGTTCACCCATCCCTTCAACTCCTGAAGGaaaagaagtggagaaaag GTCAGACACTTACGAAATCGAAGCAAGTGAAGACACGTCTGTAGAAATGAGTGCAAAAAAG CCAGCAAGAAAAGTCAAGCCCATTAGCAATGAATCTGAAAGCCCCGAAGAAGGTGATATAAGAAGGAAAGTTAAACCAGCGGACAAAATGAGTACAGAACAATGTGAACCTGTTCCAGATACACCGCGTATATCTTCGGAACTTCCAGAGAAACCAGCTGAGTCCACCACTCCTAAAAGAGTAGGACCCCTTAGCGCCACGTCTGGTGTTGAAAAAGCGAACCTGGCGACAGAAAGTCGGTCG aaaactcagaaaaagaagatGTTTCCCggcaaaaggaagaaatcaagaagTGAAGCCATAGACTCAG ATACGTCCGACTGTGTTCATATTTGGTgtctaaaaggaaagaaagccagtgATCTCATGGAATTAGATGTTGTTTTGTCTGCATTTGAGAAAACCATCCTAGAGTATAA acaaaaagtagaatctaAAATCTgtaaggaagccatcaaaaaatTTCATGCTCATATGGAAGAAGAACTCCTCAAAATG cTTAAAGACATCCAGACGTCGAAAACCCTGAAAAGGAAGAACACGAAG ATTATTTCAGATATTGAGAAGAAAAGGCAGCGTTTGCTCGAACTCCAGGATGAACTGCTTCG ATACAATTCTAGAAGTCGAAAAGTATGTCTTGAGAAGGCATAG